In Panicum virgatum strain AP13 chromosome 4N, P.virgatum_v5, whole genome shotgun sequence, a single window of DNA contains:
- the LOC120671006 gene encoding protein CELLULOSE SYNTHASE INTERACTIVE 1-like isoform X2 translates to MAATLAWRFNGTNGGSHGGADLEKHVDKVQESEPPTPMSVMKMGKNRVNVEDEETLSSVAHCIEQLRQSSSSTQEKESSLRQLLDLVQTRDTAFGAVGSHSQAVPILVSLLRSGPSGVKMLAATVLGSLCKEDELRVKVLLGGCIPPLLALLRSKSAESQTAAAKTIYAVSQGGIRDHVGSKIFSTENVVPVLWEQLKISLKNESLVDGLLTGSLKNLSKNTEGFWSATVQCGGVDILVKLVSSGNTNTLANACYLLGSLMMEDSSVCSKVLSGETTKQLLKLLGPGNETSIRAEAAGALKSLSAQSKEARRQIANSNGIPALINATIAPSKEFMQGESAQALQENAMCALANISGGLSYVISSLGESLESCSSPAQIADTLGALASALMIYDTNAESISASDPLDIEKTLLKQFKPKAPFLVQERIIEALASLYSNPVLCKTLADSDAKRLLVGLITMAGTEVQDDLTKSLFALCKDCDLWQALQGREGVQLLISLLGLSSEQQQECAVALLALLSKENDESKWAITAAGGIPPLVQILETGSPKAKEDSAIILGNLCNHSEDIRACVESADAVPALLWLLKNGSDNGKEIASKTLNHLIHKSDTGTISQLSALLTSEQPESKVYVLDALKSLLSVAPLNDTLHEGSAANDAVETMIKILSSPKEETQAKSASALAGLFHCRKDLRETHIAVKTLGSVMKLLDIQSDKILMAASCCLAAIFLSIKQNKEVAAIGRDALSPLVSLANSSVIEVAEQATRALANLFLDQELSLQVSFEEILFRVTRVLREGTIDGRTHAAAAIARLLQCRTINQLLSDAINRSGCVLALAGLLEAANGEAAATSEVLDALVLLSRSKASSGHTKAPWAVLAENPHTILPLVSCIADAAPSLQDKAIEVVARLCSDQHDVVGGLVSETPGCMPSITRRVIGSNMLKVKVGGCALLVCAAKEHCQKQIEILNDSSLYIQMIHSLIGMIHMANTPAESGSGDSIADIRISRHSKENNSDGETVCRTAVISGNMIPLWLLAVFSRHDSKTRAEVLEAGAVEMLTEKISQNAFQYVGEEDSTSWVCSLLLALLFQEREIIRSNSALHSIPVLSNLLRSDEPAYRYFAAQALSSLVCNGSRGTLLAVANSGAAIGLISLLGCADVDIADLLELSEEFMLVPNPDQIALERLFRVDDIRVGATSRKSIPLLVDLLKPIPERPGAPFLALGLLTQLAVDCPQNMLLMAEAGILEALTKYLSLSPQDATEEATTELLGILFSSAEIRHHESAPGVVNQLVAVLRLGARNSRYSAAKALESLFCADHVRNSESARQAIQPLVEILSTGMEREQHAAISALVRLLCDNPSRALAVADVEMNAVDVLCRILSSDCSAELKGDAAELCCVLFANTRIRSTMAAARCVEPLVGLLVSEVNPAQLSVVRALDRVLDDEQLAELVAAHGAVVPLVGLLYGRNYMLHEAVARALVKLGKDRPACKLEMVKAGVIESILDILHDAPDFLCIALAEMLRILTNNASIAKGASAAKVVQPLFSLLSKADMGPEGQYSALQVLVNILEHPECRADYNLTPRQTIEPVITLLNSSPPAVQQLAAELLSHLLLEDHLQKDTITEQAITPLIQVLSSGLPNLQQRAIKALANLAIAWPNTIAKEGGVFELSKVLLQSDPPLPHVVWESAASVLSSILQYSTEFFLEVPVAVLVQLLRSGTESTVVGALNALLVLESDDSTSAEAMAESGAVEALLDLLRSHQCEETAARLIEALLNNVRIREAKAAKNAIAPLSMYLLDPQTQSQQGRLLAALALGDLFQNEGLARSTDAVAACRALVNLLEDQPTEEMKVVAICALQNLVMYSRANKRAVAESGGVQVLLDLISSSNPDTSVQAAMFVKLLFNNHTIQEYATSETVRVITASIEKDIWASGSANEEYLKALNALLSNFPRLRVTEPATLCIPHLVTSLKTGSEATQEAALDSLYLLRQAWSACPAEVFKAQSVAASEAIPLLQYLIQSGPPRFQEKADLLLQCLPGTLTVTIKRGNNLRQSVGNPSAFCKLTLGNNTPRLTKFYCMQASLT, encoded by the exons GAACCGAGTTAATGTGGAGGACGAGGAGACTCTTTCAAGTGTTGCTCATTGTATTGAGCAGTTACGGCAGAGTTCTTCATCCACTCAAGAGAAAGAGAGCTCTTTGAGGCAGTTATTAGATCTTGTTCAAACACGTGATACTGCATTTGGAGCTGTTGGGTCACATTCACAGGCCGTTCCAATTCTTGTATCTCTTCTTAGGTCTGGACCATCCGGAGTTAAGATGCTGGCTGCCACTGTTCTTGGGTCTCTTTGCAAGGAAGACGAATTAAGGGTGAAAGTCCTACTTGGTGGTTGCATCCCACCATTGCTTGCTCTTCTCAGATCAAAGTCAGCTGAAAGCCAAACTGCAGCTGCCAAAACCATCTATGCAGTTTCACAAGGTGGGATAAGGGATCATGTTGGATCAAAGATTTTCTCAACAGAAAATGTTGTTCCGGTACTATGGGAGCAGCTTAAAATTAGTCTCAAGAATGAGAGTTTGGTGGATGGCCTTCTAACTGGATCGCTGAAGAATTTATCAAAAAACACAGAGGGGTTTTGGTCAGCAACTGTGCAATGTGGCGGAGTTGATATACTTGTAAAGCTTGTTAGTTCGGGAAATACAAACACCCTTGCAAATGCTTGCTATCTTCTTGGGTCTTTGATGATGGAAGACTCTTCTGTTTGTTCTAAAGTTTTATCTGGAGAAACAACAAAGCAGCTCCTAAAGTTACTTGGTCCTGGAAATGAAACTTCCATAAGAGCTGAAGCTGCTGGGGCTCTCAAATCCCTTTCCGCACAGAGTAAAGAGGCCAGGCGTCAGATAGCTAATTCTAATGGTATTCCTGCTCTTATAAATGCTACTATTGCTCCATCAAAAGAGTTCATGCAAGGTGAATCTGCTCAAGCATTGCAAGAAAATGCAATGTGTGCATTAGCAAATATATCTGGTGGTTTATCTTATGTAATCTCAAGCCTTGGTGAGAGTCTCGAGTCATGCTCTTCACCTGCACAGATTGCAGATACTCTTGGTGCATTGGCCTCAGCCTTGATGATATATGACACAAATGCAGAATCTATCAGTGCTTCTGATCCTCTTGACATTGAGAAAACACTGTTGAAGCAGTTTAAGCCTAAGGCGCCCTTCCTTGTGCAGGAGCGCATAATTGAGGCTTTGGCTAGCTTGTATAGTAACCCAGTTCTCTGCAAGACGCTAGCAGATTCTGATGCCAAACGCTTGCTTGTTGGTTTAATAACCATGGCAGGTACTGAGGTGCAAGATGACCTCACGAAATCACTTTTTGCTCTCTGCAAGGACTGTGATCTATGGCAAGCTCTGCAAGGTCGTGAAGGTGTTCAGCTATTGATTTCCTTACTTGGTCTTTCCTCAGAACAGCAGCAGGAATGTGCTGTTGCTCTGCTTGCTCTTCTATCAAAGGAGAATGATGAGAGCAAATGGGCTATCACTGCTGCTGGTGGCATACCTCCTCTTGTACAAATTTTAGAAACCGGATCTCCAAAAGCTAAAGAGGATTCAGCGATCATACTTGGCAATTTATGCAATCACAGTGAAGACATAAGAGCATGTGTTGAAAGTGCAGATGCTGTTCCTGCTTTACTATGGCTTCTGAAAAATGGAAGCGATAATGGTAAGGAGATAGCTTCTAAAACACTGAATCATCTCATCCACAAGTCAGATACAGGAACTATTAGTCAGTTATCTGCTCTTTTGACAAGTGAACAGCCTGAGTCAAAAGTTTATGTTCTGGATGCTTTGAAAAGCTTGCTCTCTGTTGCACCACTCAATGATACTCTACATGAGGGCAGTGCTGCAAATGATGCGGTTGAGACAATGATTAAAATTCTTAGCTCACCCAAGGAAGAAACTCAGGCTAAATCAGCATCTGCTCTTGCTGGTCTATTTCATTGCCGCAAGGACCTCCGAGAAACTCATATTGCTGTGAAGACACTTGGGTCAGTTATGAAGTTGCTTGATATTCAGTCTGACAAAATACTAATGGCTGCATCATGTTGTCTAGCTGCCATTTTTCTTTCAATCAAGCAAAACAAAGAGGTTGCTGCAATTGGACGGGATGCTTTATCTCCACTGGTCTCACTTGCAAATTCTTCTGTTATTGAAGTAGCAGAACAAGCGACCAGAGCTTTGGctaatctttttcttgatcaGGAATTATCTCTCCAGGTGTCTTTTGAAGAAATTCTCTTCCGTGTAACACGTGTGCTAAGAGAGGGAACTATTGATGGAAGAACTCATGCAGCTGCAGCAATAGCTCGTCTTTTACAGTGTCGAACTATTAACCAGCTGCTTTCAGATGCTATTAACCGTTCTGGGTGTGTCCTTGCTCTAGCTGGGCTCTTGGAAGCTGCCAATGGTGAAGCTGCTGCAACATCAGAAGTTCTTGATGCACTGGTGCTATTATCACGATCAAAGGCTTCAAGTGGGCACACCAAGGCTCCCTGGGCAGTTCTTGCAGAAAATCCCCACACAATACTTCCCCTTGTTTCATGTATAGCTGACGCTGCTCCCTCCTTACAAGATAAAGCCATAGAAGTTGTGGCAAGACTCTGTTCCGACCAACATGATGTTGTGGGTGGTTTGGTTTCTGAAACTCCAGGTTGCATGCCATCAATCACACGGCGAGTCATTGGCTCTAACATGCTTAAAGTTAAAGTTGGTGGATGTGCTCTTCTTGTTTGTGCAGCAAAAGAGCATTGTCAGAAGCAGATAGAGATTCTGAATGATTCAAGTCTATATATTCAAATGATTCATTCTTTAATTGGTATGATCCATATGGCAAACACGCCTGCTGAAAGTGGCAGTGGTGATAGCATAGCAGATATTAGGATATCCAGACACTCCAAAGAAAACAACAGTGATGGTGAAACTGTGTGCCGTACTGCTGTAATCTCAGGCAACATGATTCCACTATGGCTTCTTGCTGTCTTTTCTCGTCATGACAGCAAAACAAGAGCAGAAGTCCTAGAAGCTGGAGCAGTTGAAATGCTCACTGAGAAGATTTCACAAAATGCATTCCAATATGTG GGTGAAGAAGATAGTACCTCATGGGTCTGTTCCTTGCTTCTTGCTTTGCTATTCCAAGAAAGAGAAATAATTCGATCAAACTCAGCATTGCACTCCATTCCTGTGCTCTCAAACTTGTTAAGATCAGATGAGCCAGCATACAGGTACTTTGCTGCACAAGCTTTGTCAAGTCTGGTCTGCAATGGTAGCAGAGGAACTCTTCTGGCTGTTGCTAATTCTGGTGCAGCCATTGGACTTATATCTTTGCTTGGATGCGCTGATGTTGATATAGCTGATCTTTTGGAGCTATCAGAGGAATTCATGTTGGTGCCTAATCCTGATCAAATTGCATTAGAGAGGCTGTTCAGAGTTGATGATATCAGGGTTGGTGCAACTTCCAGAAAATCTATTCCTCTTCTTGTGGATCTACTTAAACCCATTCCTGAAAGACCTGGTGCTCCTTTCTTGGCCTTGGGTCTTCTGACTCAGTTGGCAGTTGATTGCCCCCAAAACATGCTGCTAATGGCTGAAGCTGGAATCCTAGAAGCACTTACCAAATATCTATCTCTTAGCCCACAAGATGCAACTGAAGAAGCTACAACTGAATTGCTGGGCATTCTCTTCAGTAGTGCAGAAATAAGGCACCATGAGTCAGCACCTGGTGTTGTTAACCAACTTGTGGCAGTCCTCCGTCTAGGAGCAAGGAATTCACGTTACAGTGCTGCAAAGGCATTAGAGAGCTTGTTTTGTGCTGACCATGTGAGGAACAGTGAGTCAGCTAGGCAGGCCATTCAACCACTTGTGGAGATTCTGAGTACTGGCATGGAGAGGGAGCAGCATGCGGCTATATCAGCCCTTGTTAGGCTTCTCTGTGACAATCCCTCAAGAGCACTTGCGGTTGCagatgttgagatgaatgctGTGGATGTTCTGTGCCGTATTCTTTCTTCTGACTGTTCAGCGGAGTTGAAAGGAGATGCTGCAGAGCTATGCTGTGTTCTATTTGCAAATACAAGGATCCGTTCAACAATGGCGGCAGCACGTTGTGTGGAACCCCTGGTCGGTTTACTGGTTAGCGAAGTGAACCCTGCCCAGCTTTCTGTGGTCCGTGCATTGGATAGGGTTCTAGATGATGAGCAGCTGGCAGAATTAGTGGCAGCACATGGAGCTGTTGTTCCTCTTGTCGGTCTTTTGTATGGCAGAAACTACATGCTTCATGAGGCGGTTGCTAGAGCTTTGGTGAAACTTGGAAAGGATAGACCAGCTTGCAAATTGGAAATGGTGAAAGCTGGTGTAATTGAGAGTATCCTTGATATTCTCCATGACGCTCCAGATTTTCTTTGCATTGCATTGGCAGAAATGCTTCGGATTTTGACAAACAATGCTAGCATAGCAAAAGGTGCATCTGCAGCCAAAGTAGTACAGCCTCTTTTCTCTTTGCTCTCTAAGGCAGACATGGGTCCTGAAGGGCAGTACAGCGCTTTACAGGTTCTTGTGAATATTTTGGAGCATCCTGAATGCCGCGCTGATTATAACTTGACACCTCGCCAAACTATTGAGCCAGTCATTACTCTATTGAATTCATCCCCACCAGCTGTGCAACAATTAGCTGCAGAACTCCTATCCCATCTTCTTTTAGAAGATCACCTCCAGAAGGATACAATAACAGAGCAAGCTATTACTCCTCTTATTCAAGTTCTTTCATCAGGTTTGCCAAATCTACAGCAGAGAGCTATAAAAGCTCTTGCCAACCTGGCAATAGCCTGGCCAAATACAATTGCAAAGGAGGGTGGTGTTTTCGAGTTGTCCAAGGTTTTGTTACAATCTGACCCACCTTTGCCTCATGTTGTATGGGAATCTGCAGCATCCGTCTTATCTAGCATTTTGCAGTACAGTACTGAGTTTTTCCTTGAGGTTCCTGTTGCAGTACTAGTGCAGTTGCTCAGGTCAGGAACTGAAAGCACTGTTGTTGGTGCTTTGAATGCCCTGCTTGTATTGGAGAGTGATGATTCAACAAGTGCAGAAGCAATGGCTGAAAGTGGTGCTGTGGAAGCATTGCTAGATCTCCTGAGGAGTCATCAATGTGAGGAAACTGCTGCCAGACTCATTGAGGCTTTGCTTAACAACGTAAGAATTAGGGAGGCGAAGGCTGCTAAAAATGCTATTGCACCTTTGTCCATGTACCTTCTGGATCCACAGACACAGTCTCAACAAGGAAGATTGCTTGCTGCTCTTGCTCTTGGAGATCTGTTCCAAAACGAAGGTCTTGCTCGTTCTACTGATGCTGTTGCAGCATGCCGTGCTTTGGTTAATCTCCTCGAAGATCAACCAACTGAAGAGATGAAAGTGGTAGCAATTTGTGCCTTGCAGAATCTAGTCATGTACAGCCGAGCAAATAAGAGAGCAGTTGCTGAATCTGGTGGTGTTCAGGTCCTGCTTGACCTTATCAGTTCAAGCAATCCTGACACTTCTGTTCAGGCAGCAATGTTTGTCAAACTTCTGTTCAACAATCACACTATACAAGAGTATGCAACCAGTGAAACAGTGAGAGTTATAACTG CTTCTATTGAGAAGGATATATGGGCATCTGGAAGTGCTAATGAGGAGTATCTTAAAGCACTTAACGCTTTACTTAGCAATTTCCCTCGTCTAAGGGTCACTGAACCTGCTACATTATGCATTCCTCATCTTGTAACGTCCCTTAAAACTGGTTCTGAGGCAACTCAAGAAGCAGCGCTGGATTCACTATATCTTCTCAGGCAAGCTTGGTCAGCTTGCCCAGCTGAAGTATTCAAAGCTCAGTCAGTGGCTGCCTCTGAGGCTATTCCTTTACTTCAGTACTTGATACAGTCTGGCCCACCCCGGTTTCAAGAAAAAGCAGACCTCCTTCTTCAGTGCTTGCCCGGAACACTTACAGTTACCATAAAGCGCGGTAACAATCTTAGACAATCGGTTGGAAATCCTAGTGCATTCTGCAAGCTTACTCTTGGAAATAATACACCGAGGCTAACAAAG TTTTATTGCATGCAAGCATCGTTGACCTAA